The genome window GAACGTGTACCGGGCGGGCATGGCCATGGAACAGGACTGGGGAGAGGACGCCCCGAAAAACGATAACGACGATCACCCGGATTCGGACGACGACCCTCCGGATCCCAACCACGATATTCAGAAATAATAAATGGAAAACCCGCTACACCACTTCGAGCTGCACCCCATCATCGGCATCCACTTTCTGGGGCTGGACCTTTCCATCAACAAGGCGATCATCGTCATGTGGATCGGCATTGCCCTCGTGTTCGGCCTGTTCATGCTGGTGATCAAGGGCGGCCTGCGGCTGGTTCCCGGCAAGATGCAGAGCGTCGCCGAGATGTCGCTGGAATTCATTCAGAACATGGTGACCGAGTTCATCGGCAAGGACGGCAAGAAATACTTTTCCTTCATTGCCACCCTGTTTTTCTTCATTCTGGCCTGCAACCTGATCGGCCTCGTGCCCGGCTCTTACACCATGACGAGCCAGTTGGCCGTGACCGGCGCCTTCGCCATCACCATCTTTTTAATGACGCTGGTCATCGGTTTCGTCACGCACGGCGGACGCTTCCTGAGCATACTGGTGCCTCCTGGCGTGCCCAAACTCATGATCCCGTTCATGATTCCGATCGAAGTCATCAGCATGCTGGCACGGCCGATTTCCCTGTCGGTGCGGCTGTTCGCCAACATGACGGCGGGCCATACGGTGCTTGCGGTGTTGTTCGCGTTGACCCTCACGGCCCCGGCCTGGGTCAGCTGGATGCCTTTCGGCTTCACTGTGGTCATCAACGTATTGGAAGTAGCCATAGCATTTATCCAGGCATATATCTTTACGGTCCTGACGTGCATGTACATCGGGGACGTTATTAATTTGCATTAAATCACCAAGAGAGGAGCTCCAGAATGGAAGCAGCAGCTGCAGCTTATTTGGGAATGGGCCTGTGTGCCGCCGGGTTTTTCGGTGCGGCGATCGGTATCGCCAATATTTTTTCAACAACCATCGAGACCGTCGGCCGCCAGCCGAATGCCGAAGGCCGTGTGGCCAAGTACTGCTGGATCGGGTTTGCGCTGGTAGAAGCCGTCGCGTTGTACGCGTTGGTCCTTGCCTTCATTCTCATGGGCAAAGCGTGAGCGCACTTTAGAGAGACGCCCCCAGGGGGCGCTTTCTGCATGGCAACCCTTATGTACAACCTTTACCCCAGGTCACCCGGACAATGCCACAACTAGAGCAGGTATCGGTATTTTCTTCGTTGATATTCTGGTCGA of Nitrospina watsonii contains these proteins:
- the atpE gene encoding ATP synthase F0 subunit C, with translation MEAAAAAYLGMGLCAAGFFGAAIGIANIFSTTIETVGRQPNAEGRVAKYCWIGFALVEAVALYALVLAFILMGKA
- a CDS encoding F0F1 ATP synthase subunit A; amino-acid sequence: MENPLHHFELHPIIGIHFLGLDLSINKAIIVMWIGIALVFGLFMLVIKGGLRLVPGKMQSVAEMSLEFIQNMVTEFIGKDGKKYFSFIATLFFFILACNLIGLVPGSYTMTSQLAVTGAFAITIFLMTLVIGFVTHGGRFLSILVPPGVPKLMIPFMIPIEVISMLARPISLSVRLFANMTAGHTVLAVLFALTLTAPAWVSWMPFGFTVVINVLEVAIAFIQAYIFTVLTCMYIGDVINLH